A genomic window from Bacteroides acidifaciens includes:
- a CDS encoding DUF5712 family protein: MFAIVHPPSDVQDGNAGSCRALAQYLDKEAGEGLRFFSHTEQNISVEQVIASIDTNKQKLGAADAKFFMLSLNPSEAEQKHLIGRDVSDISELTADERQEVIRKLEIFTRSAMDEYAQNFGRDKIRSGADLMYFARVETERIYKHTDEAVKDGMAKIGDVKPGLQFHVHIIVSRKSLDGKTKLSPQVKSTGNEWELEGRGTVKRGFSHINWKVRVQQAFNESFSYQSKEAETYQIKQPPQQEKIVASIPDKTLQDLLMNYQFTAANQIVFAMREQGYEHSVRHGVHTFSRDGGTFQIPHSELKQFERPLSEEQLEDIAKRFDLAKYENGNGNYNENGLQVKEVSFFTYQMDESGQKSLKDVSYKVIVDEQTKTVVSFATVRQFAFAHQINLMKSDLDKEVVLRKMKNADLKDLLSNYRFTAGNQIVAAMKERGYEHRVRKGVHTFKHPVHGTVSIRHKDLVNFQEKIDDATMQDIAERFNLYKFKKDFAEGSYNENGLSAKTIEFNTYVKVPIKPEGGENQESEPDNTTQEKQSAPGENKDDKVKYRKELKLVRYDVIYDDKTHVTIPVSLLKHFAYKHDISLMDRFKHSYAVENEDMRECLRNPELKNVRQINKEMRSRGYRVEMDEEGRYIYTRGDTSFKMERRDLRAFTNYAKNTKEKDTFADNTGRAASMIGGSIQNKIMNEILGDNFRTERMVIGKVKTAVSLVQNPANIKMMLVRKIAGFLNPFKEL, from the coding sequence ATGTTTGCGATAGTTCATCCGCCTAGTGACGTTCAAGATGGTAATGCCGGCAGTTGCCGGGCATTGGCCCAATATCTAGACAAGGAGGCTGGGGAGGGACTGCGGTTCTTTTCCCATACCGAGCAGAACATTTCTGTCGAGCAAGTAATTGCCAGCATCGACACCAATAAACAAAAGTTAGGTGCTGCCGATGCTAAATTTTTTATGTTGTCGTTGAACCCTTCCGAAGCGGAACAAAAACATTTAATCGGGCGTGATGTGAGTGATATTTCAGAACTGACAGCCGATGAACGACAAGAAGTTATTCGTAAATTGGAAATATTTACTCGCTCTGCAATGGATGAATATGCACAAAATTTCGGACGCGATAAAATCCGGAGTGGTGCTGATCTGATGTATTTTGCTAGAGTAGAGACTGAGAGGATCTACAAGCACACTGATGAAGCCGTTAAAGATGGGATGGCCAAGATTGGTGATGTGAAACCGGGACTTCAGTTTCATGTGCATATCATTGTATCCCGTAAGTCATTAGATGGCAAAACTAAGCTCTCACCGCAGGTTAAATCTACCGGTAACGAATGGGAGCTTGAAGGTCGAGGAACTGTTAAACGTGGATTCTCACATATAAATTGGAAAGTCCGTGTACAACAAGCGTTTAATGAGAGCTTTAGTTATCAGTCCAAAGAGGCTGAAACCTACCAAATTAAGCAGCCCCCGCAGCAGGAGAAAATTGTAGCATCCATACCAGATAAAACGCTTCAGGATTTATTGATGAACTATCAGTTTACGGCAGCTAATCAGATTGTTTTTGCCATGCGTGAACAAGGTTACGAGCATTCGGTCCGGCATGGTGTACATACATTCAGCCGTGACGGTGGGACTTTTCAAATACCACATTCAGAACTGAAGCAATTTGAACGGCCACTTTCAGAAGAACAGCTTGAAGACATAGCTAAGCGGTTTGACCTAGCCAAATATGAGAACGGTAACGGGAATTATAACGAGAACGGTTTGCAGGTTAAGGAGGTATCATTCTTCACTTATCAGATGGACGAGAGCGGTCAAAAGTCTTTGAAAGATGTATCTTATAAAGTGATAGTAGACGAACAAACAAAGACGGTTGTGTCGTTTGCTACTGTTCGCCAGTTCGCATTTGCACATCAGATAAACTTAATGAAAAGCGATTTGGATAAGGAGGTGGTTCTTCGGAAGATGAAGAATGCAGATCTGAAGGACCTGCTATCTAATTATCGTTTTACAGCAGGTAATCAGATAGTAGCCGCTATGAAAGAGCGCGGCTACGAACATCGTGTCAGAAAAGGCGTGCATACGTTTAAGCATCCGGTGCACGGGACAGTCAGTATCAGACATAAGGACTTGGTTAATTTTCAAGAGAAGATAGATGATGCTACCATGCAGGATATTGCCGAACGGTTTAATCTGTATAAGTTCAAAAAAGATTTTGCCGAAGGTAGTTATAATGAAAACGGACTTTCAGCAAAAACGATTGAATTTAATACTTACGTAAAGGTTCCCATTAAGCCGGAAGGGGGCGAGAATCAAGAAAGTGAACCGGATAATACTACTCAGGAGAAACAGTCTGCACCTGGAGAAAATAAAGATGATAAAGTGAAATACCGGAAAGAGTTAAAGTTGGTTCGTTATGATGTTATCTATGATGATAAGACCCATGTTACAATTCCTGTGTCATTGCTCAAGCATTTTGCTTATAAGCATGATATTAGCTTGATGGATCGTTTCAAACATAGCTATGCAGTAGAAAACGAAGATATGCGTGAATGCTTGCGTAATCCGGAATTGAAGAATGTGCGGCAGATAAATAAAGAGATGCGGTCCCGTGGCTATCGGGTAGAGATGGACGAAGAAGGAAGATATATCTATACACGTGGCGATACTTCCTTTAAAATGGAGAGGCGAGATTTACGTGCATTTACTAATTATGCCAAAAATACCAAAGAAAAGGATACTTTTGCAGATAATACCGGGCGTGCGGCAAGCATGATAGGTGGCAGCATTCAAAACAAGATAATGAATGAAATTCTAGGCGATAATTTCCGTACAGAACGGATGGTTATTGGCAAAGTTAAAACGGCAGTCAGTCTTGTTCAAAATCCGGCTAACATAAAAATGATGCTGGTTCGCAAGATAGCCGGCTTTTTGAATCCATTTAAAGAATTGTAA
- a CDS encoding BfmA/BtgA family mobilization protein — protein sequence MATIKDTSIRVKESTRLRLDTLKGSQSYDALLSDILTYFETTGIMPKSMMVSPVVAVKEQASRVIEVVRGIEKSQKLTLKTILDLVNQIAAQQPTGHISNNTNPDEFMHINEVQELLSEAERLRQTNAQQNAELDKLRTQLEIAEKKAPSGSAASGNIASIKKTLLETVDLFDERKKSSTFNDDIYEFDRNGFDKWIARFRDDINKL from the coding sequence ATGGCGACAATTAAAGATACTTCTATTCGTGTTAAAGAATCAACCCGATTAAGGCTTGATACTCTAAAAGGCAGTCAATCTTATGACGCACTTCTAAGTGATATTCTGACTTATTTTGAAACCACCGGCATAATGCCCAAGTCTATGATGGTTTCCCCTGTGGTAGCTGTAAAGGAGCAGGCTAGCCGTGTAATTGAAGTGGTTCGAGGCATTGAGAAATCACAGAAACTGACCCTTAAAACCATTTTGGATTTAGTTAACCAGATTGCAGCCCAGCAGCCCACCGGGCATATTTCTAATAATACTAATCCGGATGAATTCATGCACATCAATGAAGTGCAAGAACTCTTATCTGAAGCAGAACGGTTACGGCAGACAAATGCACAGCAAAATGCTGAACTTGACAAGCTGCGGACACAACTTGAAATTGCAGAGAAAAAAGCACCTTCAGGAAGCGCCGCCAGTGGGAATATTGCTAGCATTAAAAAAACTCTTCTGGAGACAGTGGATCTTTTCGACGAAAGAAAGAAATCATCTACTTTTAATGATGATATCTACGAATTTGACCGGAACGGATTTGATAAATGGATTGCCCGGTTCCGAGATGATATAAATAAGTTATAG